One stretch of Prochlorococcus marinus XMU1402 DNA includes these proteins:
- a CDS encoding tetratricopeptide repeat protein — protein sequence MLTFKKVKVCLLLIFVLVNIFYIDPSYSLSSREDFFKNALDLSSRGQFKLALQEWNRYLDYYPDDAAGFSNRGNVRLVIGDVEGSIDDQNNAISLNPGEIDPYINRGIAEEALGLWSQAKKDYIFVISKDSENFSALYNLANVEGSTSQWETARDLFSKAALYNPGFAMARSSMALADYQLGSINESEKELKKLIRRYPTFADARAALTALNWSKGEIGKAESNWIAVTELDPRYSDEEWLIKVRRWPPKPTKDLMKFIELK from the coding sequence ATGCTAACTTTTAAAAAAGTAAAAGTTTGTTTGTTATTGATTTTTGTCTTAGTAAATATTTTTTACATTGATCCATCCTATTCATTATCTTCTAGAGAGGATTTTTTTAAGAATGCATTAGATTTAAGTTCAAGAGGACAATTTAAGCTTGCTTTACAAGAATGGAATCGCTATCTAGATTATTATCCTGATGATGCTGCAGGTTTTAGTAATAGAGGAAATGTAAGACTTGTTATTGGAGATGTAGAGGGATCCATAGATGATCAAAATAATGCAATAAGTTTAAATCCTGGCGAAATAGATCCCTACATTAATAGAGGTATAGCAGAGGAAGCATTGGGTCTATGGTCTCAAGCAAAAAAAGATTATATCTTTGTTATTTCGAAAGATAGTGAGAATTTCTCTGCATTATATAATTTGGCTAATGTTGAAGGCTCTACTTCACAATGGGAAACAGCAAGAGATTTATTTTCTAAAGCTGCTTTATATAATCCAGGATTTGCTATGGCAAGGTCAAGTATGGCTTTAGCAGATTACCAGTTGGGTAGTATTAATGAATCTGAAAAAGAATTAAAAAAATTAATTAGACGTTATCCAACTTTTGCAGATGCTAGGGCAGCTTTAACAGCTTTAAATTGGTCGAAGGGTGAAATTGGTAAGGCAGAGAGTAATTGGATTGCAGTAACTGAGTTAGATCCAAGGTATAGTGATGAAGAGTGGTTAATAAAAGTGAGAAGATGGCCTCCAAAACCAACTAAAGATTTAATGAAATTTATCGAATTAAAGTAA
- the ruvB gene encoding Holliday junction branch migration DNA helicase RuvB, with translation MAIISSNIDDNDFSHRKKKLRIVDSKISTEEKRNNNLNLARPVSLQEFIGQEKLKSSLRIAIDASIYRKEPMEHTLLYGQPGLGKTTLAFLIAHEMNTKCRIASAPAIERPRDIVGLLLGLKEGEVLFIDEIHRLNRLTEELLYSAMEDFRLDLTMGANRGARCRTINLPKFTLIGATTKLASISPPLRDRFGISQKIEIYTNDELKQIIVNFARLINLNLDDEASYNLAEISRGTPRIALRLLRRVRDYAQVVNETNFISINLLKKALNSYQIDEKGLDSLDRQYLSFLNLNNNIPTGLDSIAAGLGDDSSMLEFVVEPYLIQIGFLIRTPRGRLLTNSGKKYIDSENANF, from the coding sequence ATGGCAATAATTTCCTCCAATATAGACGATAATGATTTTTCTCACCGAAAAAAAAAGCTTAGAATAGTTGATTCAAAAATCAGCACAGAAGAAAAAAGAAATAATAATCTAAACTTGGCGAGACCAGTTAGTTTACAAGAATTTATTGGCCAAGAAAAACTTAAGTCTTCTTTAAGAATAGCTATTGATGCTTCAATTTATAGGAAAGAACCTATGGAGCATACTCTTTTATATGGACAGCCTGGATTAGGTAAGACTACCCTCGCTTTTTTGATAGCACATGAAATGAATACAAAATGTAGGATAGCCTCTGCCCCTGCAATTGAAAGACCTAGAGATATTGTAGGATTATTGCTTGGATTAAAAGAAGGTGAAGTTTTATTTATAGATGAAATACATCGATTAAATAGGTTGACCGAAGAGTTGTTATATTCTGCAATGGAAGATTTTAGACTCGATTTAACTATGGGAGCTAATAGAGGAGCACGTTGTAGAACAATTAATCTTCCCAAATTTACTCTAATTGGTGCAACTACTAAATTAGCTTCAATTAGCCCCCCATTGAGAGATCGATTTGGAATATCTCAGAAAATTGAAATTTATACTAATGATGAACTAAAACAAATAATTGTTAATTTTGCTCGATTAATAAACCTAAATTTAGATGATGAAGCATCCTATAATTTAGCAGAGATATCTAGAGGTACTCCAAGAATTGCTTTAAGATTGCTAAGACGAGTTAGAGATTATGCTCAAGTCGTAAATGAAACTAATTTTATCTCCATAAATTTATTGAAAAAAGCTTTAAATTCTTACCAAATAGATGAAAAAGGATTGGATTCTCTAGATAGACAATATTTATCTTTCTTAAATTTAAATAATAATATTCCAACTGGACTCGATTCAATTGCGGCAGGATTGGGGGACGATTCATCAATGTTAGAATTTGTAGTTGAGCCATATCTCATTCAAATTGGTTTCCTCATTAGAACTCCTCGAGGAAGATTGCTCACAAATTCAGGTAAAAAGTACATTGATTCAGAAAATGCTAACTTTTAA
- the smpB gene encoding SsrA-binding protein SmpB, translating to MAKNLNKVQKITKKENIIKHLADNRYAKYQYEISETIEAGIELLGTEVKSIRNGKANLRDGYCSFRDGEILLLNVHISPHKNVGSFFNHDPLRNRKLLLHKKEIIKLKSNIEKKGMTIVPLSLYLKGSWIKLTIGVGKGRKLHDKRQAEKQKNIKREINSALKR from the coding sequence ATGGCAAAAAATTTAAACAAAGTTCAAAAAATTACTAAAAAAGAAAATATTATTAAACATCTGGCTGATAATAGATATGCAAAATATCAATATGAAATATCTGAAACAATCGAAGCTGGAATTGAACTTTTAGGGACTGAAGTAAAGTCTATTAGAAACGGAAAGGCAAATTTAAGAGATGGGTACTGTTCATTTAGAGATGGTGAGATTTTATTGTTAAATGTTCACATTTCACCACATAAAAATGTAGGTTCTTTTTTTAATCATGATCCCCTAAGAAACAGAAAGTTGCTACTACACAAAAAAGAAATAATAAAACTGAAATCCAATATCGAAAAGAAAGGAATGACTATTGTTCCATTATCTCTTTATTTAAAAGGCTCATGGATAAAACTAACTATTGGAGTTGGCAAAGGGAGGAAATTACATGACAAAAGGCAAGCTGAAAAACAGAAAAATATAAAGAGAGAAATCAATTCCGCCTTAAAAAGATAA